One Polypterus senegalus isolate Bchr_013 chromosome 10, ASM1683550v1, whole genome shotgun sequence DNA segment encodes these proteins:
- the LOC120536387 gene encoding uncharacterized protein LOC120536387: MSSGRRKGGSGVLREAVGGRLMAVVRLFFYPLHFLLFLGRVLLSTKRHFSYESHDEPFSDALRKLEIGFFNVVLDAALSAIAERFTTLENVENKFGVLTNFPSLANEELAEQCNALGTTLHFEGHSDLDSRELLQEIKNFPHLPSKTMSLLELITFMHDKDLSEIYPNFWTALRIALPLPVTVAQAERSFSKLKLIKTYLRSNMSQERLTGLAVISINHSVGEHISYDAIIDDFASRKARNVRF; this comes from the exons atgagTAGTGGACGGAGAAAGGGCGGAAGTGGCGTACTGCGGGAAGCTGTAGGAGGGAGGCTTATGGCGGtggtgcgtcttttcttct atccattacattttctgttatttttgggcaGGGTTCTGTTGTCCACAAAGCGCCACTTCTCATATGAATCACATGATGAGCCTTTCAGTGATGCCCTTAGGAAGTTGGAGATTGGATTCTTCAATGTTGTTcttgatgcagccctgtcagccatcgcggagagatttaccacattggaaaatgtggaaaacaaatttggGGTTTTGACAAATTTCCCTAGTCTTGCAAATGAGGAGCTGGCAGAGCAGTGCAATGCACTAGGTACCACACTGCACTTTGAAGGGCATTCTGATTTGGACAGTAGAGAGCTTTTGCAGGAAATCAAGAACTTCCCTCACCTGCCATCAAAAACCATGAGCCTCCTTGAGCTTATCACTTTCATGCACGATAAGGATCTATCTGAGATCTACCCCAACTTTTGGACTGCTCTCAGGATTGCACTTCCCCTGCCAGTGACTGTGGCTCAAGCAGAGAGGAGCTTTTCCAAACTGAAGTTAATCAAGACATACCTGAGGTCAAACATGTCTCAGGAACGGCTCACTGGCCTTGCTGTCATAAGCATTAATCATTCAGTAGGGGAGCATATCTCATATGATGCCATTATTGATGACTTTGCATCTAGAAAGgccagaaatgtcagattttag